In Cystobacter fuscus DSM 2262, one DNA window encodes the following:
- a CDS encoding radical SAM/SPASM domain-containing protein, translating to MPPPVIQPRTALAVWELTLKCNLACGHCGSRAGSKREDELSAEEALDLVRQLAESGIQEVTIEGGEAFLRPDWLDIARAISAHGMRCTMVTGGYGLSRETARKMKEVGIAHVSVSVDGLAATHDRIRGKPGSFRFCFETLGHFREVGLPFSANTQINRLSAPELPELYVRLRDAGIRAWQLQLTSPMGNGADNAWMLLQPAELPELYRTLARVAVRALKEERLALAPANDIGYYGPYDEWLFASLGKGWSGCMAGLSVLGIHADGSVKGCPTLPSEYIGGNIRQQPLSDILETRELTFNMGAGAPEGVSHMWGYCGGCRYAEACRGGCSQMAHTLFNQRGNNPYCHYRSLELAGRGLRERVVRATPGPGRPFDHGVFELVEEPLGAPWPEDDTHRFTAERVVWPPGWEAYPLPEARPVPSRAQAG from the coding sequence ATGCCGCCCCCGGTCATCCAACCCCGCACGGCGCTCGCCGTGTGGGAGCTCACCCTGAAATGCAACCTCGCTTGCGGCCACTGCGGCTCGCGCGCGGGGAGCAAACGCGAGGATGAACTGTCGGCCGAGGAGGCGCTGGACCTGGTGCGCCAGCTCGCCGAGTCCGGCATCCAGGAGGTGACCATCGAGGGCGGCGAGGCGTTCCTGCGCCCGGACTGGCTCGACATCGCGCGGGCCATCTCCGCCCACGGCATGCGCTGCACCATGGTGACGGGAGGCTACGGCCTCTCGCGCGAGACGGCGCGCAAGATGAAGGAGGTGGGCATCGCGCACGTCTCCGTGTCCGTGGATGGGCTGGCGGCCACGCATGATCGCATCCGTGGCAAGCCCGGCTCGTTCCGCTTCTGTTTCGAGACGTTGGGGCACTTCCGCGAGGTGGGACTGCCCTTCAGCGCGAACACGCAGATCAACCGTCTGTCCGCCCCGGAGCTGCCCGAGCTGTACGTGCGCCTGCGCGACGCCGGCATCCGCGCCTGGCAGTTGCAGCTCACCTCTCCCATGGGCAACGGCGCGGACAACGCGTGGATGTTGTTGCAGCCCGCGGAGCTGCCCGAGCTCTACCGCACGCTCGCCCGCGTCGCCGTGCGCGCGCTCAAGGAAGAACGGCTCGCCCTCGCGCCCGCCAACGACATTGGCTATTACGGCCCGTACGACGAGTGGCTCTTCGCGAGTCTCGGCAAGGGCTGGTCGGGCTGCATGGCCGGACTGTCCGTGCTCGGCATCCACGCGGATGGCAGCGTCAAGGGCTGCCCCACGCTGCCCTCCGAGTACATCGGCGGCAACATCCGCCAGCAGCCGCTGTCCGACATCCTGGAGACGCGCGAGCTCACCTTCAACATGGGCGCGGGAGCACCCGAGGGCGTCTCGCACATGTGGGGCTACTGCGGGGGCTGCCGCTACGCCGAGGCATGCCGGGGCGGCTGCAGCCAGATGGCGCATACGCTCTTCAACCAGCGTGGCAACAACCCCTACTGCCATTACCGCTCGCTGGAGCTGGCCGGGCGGGGCCTGCGCGAGCGGGTGGTGCGCGCCACTCCGGGCCCCGGGCGCCCCTTCGATCACGGCGTCTTCGAGCTGGTGGAGGAGCCACTCGGCGCGCCCTGGCCCGAGGACGACACCCACCGCTTCACCGCCGAGCGCGTGGTGTGGCCCCCCGGGTGGGAGGCCTATCCGCTGCCCGAGGCGCGGCCCGTTCCCTCCCGCGCCCAGGCGGGTTAG
- a CDS encoding SDR family NAD(P)-dependent oxidoreductase, producing MKLQGKVALITGADSGIGKATAEIFAREGASVGIIYHSDEQGAQETRRLVEAYGRRALVLQGDVGDSASVARFFERTVAELGVLDVLVNNAGQGMGSKVPVDELEDAQLEKILRVNLMGPVFCARAFIKLRKKHGGKGRIVNISSVAQHLPTPESAPYGMSKAGLGSFTRSLSVELAPHRINVNGIAPGLIQTPMTQKRLDDPKQREQSLEQIPWHRAGQPEEIARLALFLASDDGDYVTGQTWTIDGGLTMNWGGA from the coding sequence ATGAAGCTCCAAGGAAAGGTTGCCCTCATCACCGGCGCGGACTCGGGAATCGGCAAGGCGACGGCGGAGATCTTCGCCCGGGAGGGGGCGAGCGTCGGCATCATCTACCACTCGGACGAGCAGGGCGCCCAGGAGACGCGCCGCCTCGTGGAGGCCTATGGACGGCGCGCACTCGTCCTGCAGGGAGACGTGGGGGACTCGGCCTCGGTGGCGAGGTTCTTCGAGCGCACGGTGGCGGAGCTGGGCGTGCTCGACGTCCTCGTGAACAACGCGGGCCAGGGCATGGGGAGCAAGGTCCCCGTCGACGAGCTGGAGGACGCGCAGCTGGAGAAGATCCTCCGCGTCAACCTCATGGGGCCCGTCTTCTGTGCCCGCGCCTTCATCAAGCTGCGCAAGAAGCACGGCGGCAAGGGGCGCATCGTGAACATCAGCTCGGTGGCCCAGCATCTGCCCACGCCGGAGAGCGCACCCTACGGCATGTCCAAGGCGGGCCTCGGCTCGTTCACGCGCAGCCTGTCGGTGGAGCTCGCCCCGCACCGCATCAACGTCAACGGCATCGCCCCCGGCCTCATCCAGACGCCCATGACGCAGAAGCGCCTGGACGACCCCAAGCAGCGCGAGCAATCCCTCGAGCAGATTCCCTGGCACCGCGCGGGGCAGCCCGAGGAGATCGCCCGGCTGGCGCTCTTCCTCGCCTCGGATGACGGCGACTACGTCACCGGGCAGACGTGGACGATCGACGGCGGCCTGACGATGAACTGGGGAGGCGCCTGA